GCCATTTATGCTGATAAAAATATGGTGAATACCATTGTCCGGAACCTGATCAGCAATGCACTCAAGTTTTCATACCGGTCGGGCAAAATAAGAATAACCGCGTTTCCGGATCATGAATTTGTGGTAGTTTCCATCAGGGACAATGGCATGGGTATTCCCGCCGATAAAATTGATAAATTATTCAGGATTGATACCAAGTTCTCCATGCCTGGAACTGAAAAGGAACAGGGAACCGGACTTGGGCTGAAGCTCTGTAAAGAGTTCGTTGAAAAACAGGGAGGAAAAATATGGGTTCAGAGCCACGAAGATCAGGGTTCTGAGTTTTGTTTTACGGTGGCAAAAAAAACGAATCCCAAAGATGTTACTTCATTCAAGTAATCTGAATTTACGCGACTTTATTAAATAAGCCACACCTTCGGCAAGAATGTGCATGCGAATGTTTTCGATAAAAACCGGTTCCTTATCTGCAATTCTTGAATAATTGCTGTTCTTTGTCCGGTCAGATTCAAAGATTGTAACGGTTCCTGAACCTATGGCCCTCATTTCATTTCCTTTTGTGATAACCAGTGCCGTGTCTTCACTTAAACCGATTCCTACACAATCCGGTTTTTGAATAGTGGCTTCAATGAGCCTGGCAAATCTTCCACGGTTCAGAAAATGAGTATCTATAATTGTGTTTGGTATAAATGAAAATCCACCGTTTAGTTTAATCAATCCCTTTATTACAGAGCCTTCACTGGCACCGCTATAAATCATATGTTCGGATAAAATCATGGCCCCGGCGCTGGTTCCGGCAATCGTGAAATTCTCATTTTCGTAACGGCTCCTGAGGATCCTCAGGAATTCGGTGTTCATCAGCATATCCTTTAATTTAACCTGGTCACCTCCTGAAATAAATATCCCATCTGATTCCGTCAGTTTTTTAAGGCTTCCTTTATCATCCAGGTCTTTTTTGGTATTGGCAATTATGGCATCAATTTTCAGGTCAAGCCGGGCAAAGGCATCCCTGTAAATCCTGATCATTTCTTCCTGGCTCTTGCTGGCAATAGGAACTACAACAATGGAGGGATGATTGCCCCTTATTTCACGGATGATATCTTTCAAAACGCCGTTCTTGAAATCGATATGCTGGTCTTCCCTTGGTGCATCACTTTTAGCTTCATGGCCTCCTATAGGTATTAACTTTCCTTTTGGTATATTCATATACATTGTTTTTTCCTACCCTTAGCACATACCTGTTTTCCGGTACAAAATCAGGAACGAAATCATCATGTTTCGATTTAAAATCTTCCGCTATTTTGTGACAACGGCTGATGTCTTCAGCCATCAAAACAATCAACGTTCCTTCTGTGGCATTGGAAAGGGCATAACTT
This genomic window from Bacteroidales bacterium contains:
- a CDS encoding ATP-binding protein, giving the protein AIYADKNMVNTIVRNLISNALKFSYRSGKIRITAFPDHEFVVVSIRDNGMGIPADKIDKLFRIDTKFSMPGTEKEQGTGLGLKLCKEFVEKQGGKIWVQSHEDQGSEFCFTVAKKTNPKDVTSFK
- a CDS encoding cyanophycinase; this encodes MNIPKGKLIPIGGHEAKSDAPREDQHIDFKNGVLKDIIREIRGNHPSIVVVPIASKSQEEMIRIYRDAFARLDLKIDAIIANTKKDLDDKGSLKKLTESDGIFISGGDQVKLKDMLMNTEFLRILRSRYENENFTIAGTSAGAMILSEHMIYSGASEGSVIKGLIKLNGGFSFIPNTIIDTHFLNRGRFARLIEATIQKPDCVGIGLSEDTALVITKGNEMRAIGSGTVTIFESDRTKNSNYSRIADKEPVFIENIRMHILAEGVAYLIKSRKFRLLE